One stretch of Penaeus chinensis breed Huanghai No. 1 chromosome 27, ASM1920278v2, whole genome shotgun sequence DNA includes these proteins:
- the LOC125039311 gene encoding uncharacterized protein LOC125039311, whose protein sequence is MHKLQVLLLVVVCVAVGPSLAQITFSRSWVPQGKRSGVAGALMATEGPAHLGESCHGAYVDALIQVAAVVNSLIRTAHEANAVDSLLLNPKASR, encoded by the exons ATGCACAAGCTGCAGGTGTTGCTGCTGGTGGTGGTGTGCGTGGCGGTGGGCCCCAGCCTGGCCCAGATCACCTTCTCGCGCTCGTGGGTGCCGCAGGGGAAGCGCTCGGGGGTCGCGGGGGCCCTGATGGCCACTGAGGGACCTGCTCACCTGGGGGAGAGCTGCCACGGCGCCTACGTGGATGCCCTCATCCAGGTCGCCGCTGTGGTCAAT AGCTTGATCAGGACGGCCCATGAAGCCAACGCGGTAGATTCTCTTCTCCTGAACCCAAAGGCTTCCAGATAA